The DNA window taactcaaaatttttttattttttgaagtgAATATATGTGACTATAGAAATTCATTTCTTATTTAATTTGGAATATgttattatgtgattataatttatGTTTTAAAGAATGTATATCTCttaaagtgaagaaaattgtgcctaaattttgtttgtttgatgaaattttttctctttatttgattttgtaAGTTAAGTGATTAAACATGATCAATAAATATAATACTCATCCTACGATTATTCTTTTGTGAAAATGTTtatttattatctttactttagagaaaaattttaaaaaagaagaagaataagagtttttctattttaatgGTTCTTGTAGTTAGTAACAAAAACTTTTTATCTAAAAATATCGACTTTCGCTTAAAAATAATACTTGAATTAATAGTATACAAAATAATTCAAGAATATGAAGTGTTGTGTAATcgaaaatatttatttaaaaatattgaCTCTCGCGTCAAAGGACAATTTTATTACTTGAGTAAGTATTTGATATGTATATGAATAAATCTttagattgaaaaaaaaatgatcatgGGATTAGGAGGTTACTTAAGATTTTGCTGTAGactaaatataaaaaaaaatcatattaatcaaaataatgcacagtttaaatatataataatcAGATTAATCAGATCCCGAAAATATCGGTCAGTATAATCCGATCAAGAGAATATCGGACTGTTTTAacattaaacattaaaaaaatcaGATTAATAGAAATTATTAGATATATGACCTACATTGTTGGAATTATTGTCTATCCTTGCCGTATTTTTTTGGCAATTTCGAGCAATAGCACATCATAGGTATCATATATCCGCCCTTGTTTGGCTACGATGTATGAGTCTAGGCTACAATTTATTCTCTTCGTGATGATTCTGTATTTTTCCTTCCCATCCTCACATTCCAGGGCTTTATCCAGCACGTGCAGAAAACACCTTTCTCCTTCCATTGTAACTTTCACTACCACATCAAAATCAGCCTTAACTGGAACATCGATATAGAATAGGAAATCTCTCGGTCGACGAGATCGCTCCTGAAGAAGCCATGGTGGAGCGACTCTTCAACGTTGACCCATCGAAAACTGAAAAAATTCTGGCCTAGTGGCCGAAATCTCGCTGAAAAATGTTTTCAAGAGTTTCTATGGTCGAATTTTACTACAAACATGATCCTTGCAGCCTCAGGGGCTTGTTTAAATATCAAACAAGTTCATTAAGCACCAAAAATTATGAGAAAACAAGATCTAAAATTTCAACCCATGAAACTCATATAATGGCTTGAAAAATTACATGTAAAACGTTAAACCAACCAAGAGAGGAGGTTAGAATTATTTACAGAGATTTACCTAAGTCGAGACAGGAGAGAAAATTCCCCGTAAAAGGCGCAAATCCTCGTGAAAAATCAAGAACAAGATTGCTGCAGTTGTGCTAGGGTTGATTTTTAGTCAAATTTGATACTAAATTTGGTGGCCTTATAGCTGTTTTCTCACAAAACTTTCAACATAAAATTTCTTCTACTGCATTTATAgaacatccaaaaaaaaaaagaaatgatcaAGCCATGAACAGAGTTTCTCGATCAGCCCTGGTTCAAAATCTACagaaaaatttcttttcttgcatctctctctctctctttcagcCGCCACTCCCAattgttttttttcttcctccctTTCTAAAACCTCTGTCATTAGTATTTATatggaatcaaaaccctaaaaACTAGAATAAGGGCTGGGatgaaatttttagaaaagTGATGAGGTGTTGCTTTTTAAACCTTTTGATCAATGTGATTAGTTGTCCAAAGATAAGATTTCGGAAGGGTGAGCTGTCTTTTATACTAACTAATCTttagggaaaagaaagaaaacaaaaagaaaaagaaaagaaattttacgAAGAAGGAAAGCCTTTTGCTGCTGTTTCATTAACCTTTGGGTTTGCAGTTTTGggccttttatttttatttcattggtACCTAATTATTTCGTGCAATTGCGGGGTTTGTGCTATAGCACTAGCAGTTGAGTTATGTAACTATTAAATTGCAATTCTATGTTTCTGGTGACAATATAAATAATAAACAAGCGGGTCATCCTGATAAGACAAGAAATAATCAAGCGGAGCCATCCCTttcaaaaagaagaaagaaatattaaaaaaaattaaaaagtttgaTAAAGATATCAGTAAAGTGTACCGATTATCGGCTTGACGAATTTGGGCTTTAAAACGTCAGCTCAACGCTTTGGTTTATATTTGAGCCCAACTCAAAAAATTTGTGGAGATCAAGGCCCAGTCAACTAGTCCAGAATGATTATAGCAATAAATTAATGAACAATTATATCTCCCTTGAAATCTAAATGGCACCTTCTACAATTGGGACTAGGCTCCCTTTCATTGCATTGGAGAGAATTTCTCTGCATTTCACCCCAATAAAATCAGTTTAAAGATTATTTTAAAAGATAAACACCGTTCATAATATATTTCGTCACTTGTATTAGATATGCATAAAATTTTGGGTGAAATGGACCAAGTTTTGTCCTCTAATTAATCATTACAAAATTTGTtacaattttaattctttttcacTATTTAAATGTTTTTGTGAATTGAATGTCAAAATATTTGCAAATGAAAATCATTTTTAGTATATTTATCTAGGAATCAGAACACTAATAATGACACAATTAAATGAATTTATAGAgttataaaattacatatataaataAGTGGGAAATATAATAGAGAGAAAACTAATGGAGAGAATCGTAATTGCCAAAATTGTGCTAAGGTGGAagtgtctctttttttttttttccccatctGTTCTGAACAATaataaattgtaaaaaatataatcaCCATACGAGACTCAAACAATGATTGTGTTGGTCGCATTTTGGTAGTACTCTATTTACACAAGAGAGTAATCTAAATTTATTTAGCCTATAGTTCTAATTGTAAATGTATAGAATTGTAAATCCCCTATCCTCAAATTCCTCTCTGTCCCTTCAAGGATTTGCTGCCGCGTAACTATAGAATAAGAATCCCGAAATTATCACTTTTCTACTCATTTCAAAATAATAATGGGAGTACACCTTCATGACGCAATGTAAAATAAAACATAGATAATAGGAATCACAACCCAAGCAAAATTCCTCCATTCTTCACGTTCTCATGTAAATCAATCAAGCTTTTGATTATTCACGAATCTCTTTGTATGTCAAAGGATTCTGCCTTTGTGTGATTAgcggttaaaaaaaaaagcttgcCCTCCATTATTCTAAACAACTCTTCCCCTAAAgattatgaaaaaaaataataatttgtaGTTTCTAATTAAATCTAACTAGAAAGATTGTGGGAATATAGTCAACACAATTCATAGTGTATTAtttggatagggtattatttgaaatatatttggtGACATtaccattacaatttccaatttatttgtttggatagggtattatttggaataattactgtagcactttttgtgatgtgatatatgtgagataaaaaggtaattgataagataaaaagatatattgaaaattgtaatggtgatgtcaccaaatatatttggccaaataatctactgtccaaacaaatattttgctgaaaaagtttgctTTATTAACTTGGTATCTCTTGAAATCGAGGCCATAAAAATTATGGATACCCAAGGGTAAAAAAACAACTTAGCTGTATATATGACAAAGTATAGATTATGGAGGCGTTATAGCAAAATTACAATTAGGATATGATGATCATTAAAATGAGTCACGTAATTAATTGACACAAAACAACGATGTGGCTGGCAATTCTTTAAGGGACAGAAGATTTGAAGCGACATGAATTATTTCCAATGCGTTTCTACGCATCAAAGCGTCATCGAGGCTggaaaaggggggggggggtgcgTGACTGAAAGATGTACCTTACATAggccagagagagagagagtgcgcacaactaggggtggcaattttcgacacgacctgaaaacacgacacgaacctaacacgaaattaatgggtttgggttgaggtttcgggaattcgggtcagaatcgggttggacccgatgaacccgaaaaagaaaacaggtcgatttcaggtcaacccgtggtgacccgatatgacccgtttacgaattaaaaataatttaataaacataaaaataattttatctaactaaactaagttattctttttttcaaaggcattaattacttaatcctaaatgaatttatttaatttgtgtgaagttgaaattattatatttggacaaataatatattatattattttttacttttatactattttaatttattttatatttgtttgggataaaacacttttacggtgttttatttattttagatttggtttgaaattatttatttaaatttttattacttgattatgtaattagttttgtgagaaattgattattagaaattacagtgataaattaataaattaaaattaagtttcgggtcatttcagGTCGACTTGTCAACCCGTCAACCTGACATTTTCGAGTTCGGGTCAGCATACCTGACCCGCCACGGGTTgcgcgggtcgggttcgggtcaacaaaTTTTctgacgggttgacccgaacccgacccgcgaacctgatttggacccgaattgccacccctacgcACAACTGAAAGATGTGCCTTGCATGGATGAAAAATTGCTCCAGGTGAAGGGCTTTATTAAATAATACAACAAATTATTTACTGAATTGGACAATTAGAATATCAGGGAAAGAAAGTACACGATACCTGTCTTAAAATCAGTCACTGTCATTGTCCACGGTCAAGTCTAAGAATCGCAAGTGCTTTTTTCTCAGATCAATCTCCATTCTGGAAGCTTAATGCAATTTTTTGAGCAGATTTCAGTGCCAAAGTAATTGCTATATAAATCAAGGTTGTGCATGTTTGAGACCCCAAATGTTTCGTCTCTGATGCAATTTTGAGGCATATACTTGTAATTGCTATACAAGCTTCAAAATAAATCTGAAACTTTAACAAGATGACAGCACGAATTTGATTCAATTTGCATACAATCTAATGTGGTAGGTGATCCTGAATTTTTGTAGCACACGAGGGCCGGATCTAAACTAGTTGGAACAGGATTTCGCGCCCAATGTATCTTGAATTTTTGAGACGCTTCTAAACTCAATATTCACCTACTCAATAACGTTTGACCAAACTTTAAAAGTATAGTAAAATCTTATCAAATTTTAAGGGACTTAGAGCAATTAATCCCCCACTTAAATGAGTTAGAAAGATATAATAGTAGTTTTGTAATTGGCAAAAACTTTTTCTATTagaaaagtaaaattttatcctttttagCTTTTTTGAGCGAAAAGTTGATTGCTCCATTGTTCCCAAAAGCTTTGTATAATTATACATTAAGCTAAAATTTTGTCAAGTGTTATTGACAAAATGTGAAGTGATGATGGAAGGGTTTAATGGGAACAGAATTTCCACCTTAGAAGGTTTAATCGTGACTTAAATCTTAATTTTTAATGGCTGGATTGACACTTTGATCTGCTTTAAAGGGCCATATTAAAATTTACCCTAACCGATAGGATTTAGCCAAGAGGTGAAATTACACAGAAGCCACCAGACTTGGAGCATATTACCAGTCAACTACAATCCAACTTTCACTCACCAGCCTCgcacccctttttttttttgtcgatacaATAGACTTGTATAGGAGGGATCTGGAGAGTGAACCACCTACCGGCCCAGACAAATGCGCACTCCTTTGAAAAAGTGGCTTGCCACATTTCGTGACCAATGGTGAGAGGCAAGATTTGATCCCTGACCTCCCACCCTACCAACTTTCGTGGTTATCTCGGTGGTCACCAGCCTCACACTCCACTACATCTCTTAACGCGAATGACTAAATACTGCTCACATTGTGCACACTATCAATACTACAGGTACTAATATTATGGCAAGAAACTTGATACCCCCTTCAACACAATCTCGAATTTGAATTTTGTGGATGAAGAAAAGAATGTCGAGAGAATCAACCCAGAAAGAGAGTAGACAACGCTCAACTCCAAATTAGTCGAGACAAATGCGATCACCGGACACCGGACAATATAATTTATAGCAAGATGTACATGACAAATCGACATTCTACTGTACCAAACTCAGATTCACACTTTTATATTTGTAGTTTATATCTTACATGGTCATCTATCTAAATCATAAAGATGGTCGCTaatgaacaaaaacaaaataaaaatacaacAGAAGCAGCTTGCACGCGAGCACAGCCGTTCCTAAAAAACAAGATGTAAAATATCAagttccaaaattaaccaaaTGCTCTTAGCATTAAGGAAGGAGGGCGTCTCAGCAGTGACACAGTTCAAAGGGCCACACCAATTTCTAATAATGGTAATCTAGTTAACCAGATGAACCCGCATATAACATACACtactgatatttcaaacaaaacaaatagaACAAATGTAAGCGGTTGACAAATATCTTATATCCATACATATAGCAGTACACGTCTACACAAACAGCTATTTGGACGACTGGAAAGGTGTTACACAGAAGAATCGCATTCGTGCAAGCAAATCACCTTATACTTCACCGTTTCAGCTATTTGGTTGACTAAAACGGAGTCGTACGGAAGAATCACACGACCGCGAGTAAATCACCTAATAACCATCAATTTACATCCTTGAGCTGAAAGCAAGCCCGCTTACTACCATCACCAAGGATATTTGTATAGACCACTGACTTGAATCAAGAACATTCCTAAAAAATGCTTAATGATACAGCaaggatcatgttttagtttgtttcaaaaaaaaaaaaaaaaacaacaatctCATGGTGTGGATTGATATTGCTTCACTTGAAATGCTTCTAGTCTGCATAACTTGCTTCCTAGACAGGAAAAACGACCTGCAAGCAAAAATCTCAGTAAGCCAGATTCAGATAAGGCAGGGGCTTCGCAAGAAAGGATATCTGTACCTGCAAAATTTGTCTAGCGCTTAGCATGCAAAAACAGTACTTGCTATTCTAGCAGGTAGGGGCCATAAACATAGTTTTTTGCACCTGATGTCATTAACACAATAAATCTGACAAACCGTCCCAAAACATAAAAGGTTTAGATATCCTTCGCAAAAACAGTTGTTTGAAAGGAAAATCAGATCACGTCATGTCATAGCCAGGAACCCAATGCAAACATACCACTTTGGTGTAAACTACTATTGGGCGACCAGAAAAGGAAGAGATGTACCACTTTCTTATTCAATCAAAGCATTATTAAGGTTGTGTGGACAGGCATAAAGCACTGCAACCACTGAGTGAAAGAATGAGAACTAAGAAACAAATAGTGCAGCCATTCTGACACAGTTTAAGTAGGATGAACTGTGGAGTAATACCATGTAAAGCTACAGCTAGTCACCTGCCCAAGATACAAAAGGTTATGTCCTATATAAGATTTGGTCCTAAAATTTGCTTAAGCAGGATAAAGATTAGACAGAGGAAAGTGATCTTTAAAAGATCACAATCAGTAAACACATGCTGCTGCTCCCTGCCCCCTTCTtctctcccccccccccaaccccccaccaaaaaaacaaaaaatctttTTCTGTAATGATACTGAAAAATGGGGAAACTTCAAGGGTAATGGCACACCCGCTCATGTTCTAAAGTGGATTTCCTTTATAACTGGTACAAACATGAACTGCTCATGTTCTAAGGTGGACTTCCCTTATAACCGGGACAAACATGTCTTGGTCTTGAATATATAATTGGAGGGAGGAAGAAATTTTGCTTTCAGAGAAAATCATAGCGCAGCGAACCTGCCTGCACGGTGAAAAATGAGCAGTAAGCCACTTTCGAAGACTGGGTTATCTTTGCAATTACTTCCAGATTGTTGCCGCAAAAATTTCAGTTAGGAATGCACACAATTAAGATTGCACCTATGAATAACCAAAAATGCTTTTTTACAAGATACTATTACCCTTGATAATGGCAAAACAGTATAATATATTGTTGCTTTCAAGAAACATAAGCATTCACAAGTTTTTCAGATGATGGGGAAAGTGCATCATCAAGACCAACTTAACAAAAAGGCTGTTCTCTCAAGAAGCCCCTAAGCCGAGTAcgtgtgaaaataaaaggccagaAAGTCTCAAGACATGCTGCATGAGAAATTATTAACTTACATCAGTAACCATGATTTCCATCTTCCTCTTGATGCTGCTGATATTCATCATTGGATGAATGTTCCGTCTTcccaccaccaccactgccATTATTGGTGATAAAACTGCTGCTACCTTTTGCAGATTCTGCCTGCTCCTTTTCTCTGTTCCATTGCTCAATCATTGCCCTTCTCTCTGCACTGCCTTCTCTAGTTGGGCTCCTATTTCTCCTCTCCCCAGGACTGCTGTTATAACTTTTAGTGAAACCCCCCTCCTGTTCCCTTTCCTTGTTCCATAGTTCAATCATTGCCCTTCTCTCAAAGCTTCCCTCCCTAATAGGACTCCGATTTCTCCTTCCCCCAGGGCTTTTGCTTCGTCCACCCCTTCGGCCAGGACTCCTACTTCTAGGCCTCCTGCTCCTTTCATGGGAGAGATGATCACCTCTTCTAGGAAAACCACGACCACCCCGCGAACGCTCCCCATAGTTGAACTGACGCTGAGGACTAGCACTTCTACTTCGACTGCGCCTCCTCTTACTCCTCCCAAATAACTGGCGTCTCAATTCTCTTCGACACAAAGAAGCAAAAGGATCAAATGGATCAATGGTGAGAATACTGGGTAATAAGGCAGAAGCCACGTTTTAAAATGAACCAAATGACAAACTCACCTGCTTATCTTCTTCAGATGCATAAAATTGCAGTAGCCACCTCGATTGCAAACATTTTCCTCATACTGCCTACAAGTAGCCTCACGGAAATCCGTCACTGGGGAGAAGTCCACGATTATTGGACGGCCTAAAATTTCAAAACACCTATTAGCTGTTAAATAAGAAGACAACCACCTAGCACTTTTGGTTAAAGAACTCAAAACACTGTTCCAGAAGACTACTTCTTTGGTGGTAATAGCAAGCATAATTTTTTGCAATTCTGCAAAAAAATGCTAATCCTAGAAATAAAGTTTGAAATCAAGATGTACAATGCATATGATTCCACCCAAAAAGCAGAACTACTGGCAAGGAATCAAATACTAAAAACGTGGTATACATAGCTTAAGATACTAACTTTAATCTGTGATGCATCTGTCATTCTCTAACAATATCGACCACTTGAATCATTTCTGACATGGTAACTTAATTATGGTATTCTGAACATATAAATTTGAAACCGAGTAAACCATTTAGagaaaaaattgaaacccaatAAACTTATGCACTTAAGCTAGAAGTCATACATCAAAACTTTATGGAGCacaaaatttgcaaaagatgCCAAGAGCTACTAGGTACTCAAAAGCCAGATGTAGGCAGTATCTTTCCCAGCAAGGAGGAGAAGCACCATCCATAGCTTCTCCAATATCTTTTCTAGGAGCAAGGAGATATTATATCCCTTTATGTGCGGAACTGTTTTGGCATTTACTAATTCTTGCGGTTCCACCTGAATTCAAAGCTAAAATTTGATTCTGTCAGCAACCAAGTAGAACCGAGATTGAACACTACACCTCTTCTGAGTAAGAAATGCCAAAAACATTCCTCGGTGATTTGAAGCTGAGTTTTTAGCTCCAAATTCATTTGGAGGGTGTTACACACCTAAAGGTATTCCTAAGAGAGATCCTAAGTAGCTTCCCCTCAACCAATCCTAAATTTCCGGATAAAGAAGTAAGTTTCTTCCATTCAAAAACCTCCACATATCCAGGTAAAACTGCCGAGCAGATGTACAGTATattgtaaaacaaaacaaatcaaaTCTCCATTCATAATGatcaaagaaggaagaaatccTCAAAAACAGTCACCTCCGGCTTGGCCACCACAAAAGCAACAACTATTCTGTCAAAACAATAatgataaaaagaaaatgacTAAGAAAGGAAGACTCGCCTGCGTAGAATCGCCCACTGAGGTTCTGAAGCGCGGCGGCCGCATGATCTTCCTCTCTAAACTGCACATATACATTGCCCACCTAAAGCAAAATCACCGAATTCGTTAACCCAGAATAcaaaaaattccatccaccagCAGTTCATAAAGAACTAGGAATCTGAAGTTAAGGGTTAtatcacaaaaaccctaacatttaaaaaaacaaaaaaaaaatacacacacacacacacgagAGAGATTTGATAGTCCTACACTCTAATTAAGCACGAaacaatgatttttttttggggttttttttgtttgtttgtgtgtgtgtgtgttgggggggaagggggggggggtttaCCATGTGGTCCGCCAAATTATCGCAGATATTGAGGTTTTGAATCTCCCCGTACTTGCTGAGCTCTTCGAATAAATCTTCGTAGAAATCTTCGAAATGGTGTTGGATTTTTTTAGGGTCGAGGGGCTGGCCTTGAGGGTCAACACCAGGGGTGATCATATCGGGCCTCTGGTACAtgttggagagcaagagagtaGGACTAATGCTGGGCTTGGTGTGGAGTCGGGAGCAACGGTCGCCGTGGCGGCAGGCTCCGATCTTGAAGTAAAAGGGGCAGTTTACCCTGTCTTTTTCTGTTCCAAATATCGAGGCTAAGTGCTCCGCCATTGCCACTTACTAATAGTACGAGGAAGCAAAAGGGTTTATGTTTCTCGAGTCGGGATTTCCCAATTTTCTTTCGGTCTTGATGGCTTTATGAATCTCCTTGGTAGCTGTTGCTTCTGCCTTCAGGACCGTGCTGTAATTTTCTGTTTGGGCCGCGTGAGGTGAAAAGCAAAGTTAGGTCTTAAAGCTAAAGTTATAAGGAAATAAAAGCTCACCATATCCAACTGGCTGGTTTGCCCGAGAGGTTAAGGGGGAAGACTTAAGATCTTCTGCACATAAGTGCGCATGGGTTCGAGCCCCATAGCCAGCAttgtttctcattttgtttTAAGTTCTTCTGCATTGTTTCTTTTTACTCTTTTAAGTTCTTTTTATACTTCTACATTTTTTAGTTTTGGAAGAGAAAAGGACTTGTGTGGTTAACGGACCTATCACCTATCTAATTAAAAGCAACTAGTATCAACCAGGTTGTTCTCCTTTTTCTGGCCTTTTAGAGTATGTTGACATAGATTTGGGAGAGCCAGCACCCATCTATTCGATTAATCTACCTTTACGAACTTGAAAAGATTCACCGCTGATAAATTGCTGAAATTAGTCATGAGCTGTTGAAAGGACAAAATATCAGAATAGGGTTGATATTTAGAAACACTTAAAAGCAagatatatttatttttttcaagttgaCTCTGATGGAATAAATCTGTTCCATGGCATGAtgcaaaattatatttttcttttggatCAGAATTTATGTATTACTTTCTATCATTTGAAGTACCACGTTACcactctgtttggattgtaaattatttgagatatttttactgtagcactttttgtgatgtgatgtatgtgagataaaaaggtaattggaaaaataaaaaggtgtgttggaaattgtaatgatgatgtaagtaaataaattttggcaaataattCTTAATCCAAACAAAACAACAATTGTATCTGGTTACCAGCTTGAAATTCGGACAGGATCCAGAGTCTTTTACATTTGAATACATATTAAAAAATCAGCCAAATTTCCTTGAACAAAAATGGTAGTGGTGCCCCCTTGTCTCCAAGTTCGGCAGGTGGAAAAGGGCATTTTTCAAGCGATATCTTTCTCATTGCTGTTTTCTAGTTTTGCTTGGTACTCCTactttcgttttttttttattcaaggTCAAATTTCAACCCTTTTACgggaaatgagaaaaaaaatattagattTTGAGGGtgaaatcaagaattttttttggaaagtttcgaGAGGAGCTCCAACCTTTATAAATAAATCTATACATGGCAGCTTATCAAAAGCCTCCTCGCTCATCGTTTGATCAGTGCAGGTGAACGATGACGGTGACACTTGTACTTCGGTGGCTACTAAAGAAGAAGTTGAGGGGCAAAAATCGCAAGAACTACACATCAATGCATGAACGTGAGCAAAAGAAGCGTGTTCTGAGGGGATTTATTTTTTCTGTGAACGTGGGTGATGAGGATGAAAAGTATGTAATACCCAGTTGAAAGTTCGTCTTCCTTGAGGTTGCAAGATTTGCTCGATGAATATAACATTTTTTAAAACCAAACTAGACCGGCCAAATCAACCAGTGGAATTGCGAATCAATTGTGATATTGGTCTGGTCACTAGTAAATctgaaaaagcaattaaataagTCAAATCCAACTAAAAACCAATCTAACTAGTACAAAAGCTCGACTTTTGAACCAGTTCATGGTAAGtttctatttttaaaaaaaaatttaagtcaTCCAAATTTCTTAATGATTAAAGGATTTaaaaaaggtggaaaaagtCTTTGAACCAGAttgaaccaatttgaattaTGAACTGAAAATTCATCCGATTCACTTAATGAAACCTTGCCAAACTATACAGCCTACGACTCTGCCGTGCTACAATGAGGTTCGAAGGAGCATTGAACCTTGTCAAGGCTGAGAAGCATTTGTTGCTGTAGAAAGATACGATTGAGTTGCATAGGCTTGTAGCTTGCAATTTCCATGATCAAGAGAAAGAAATAATAACAACCTGTAAATATTCAAGAATGTATGGAGAAAGTAACGAGTTATAGTCAATTGGGTAAAAGAATCCATTTTCTACAAAAAGTAAGCCAATCCTATAAGTCTTGctaacaaaaaaatgaaaaataaacataaagggggaaaaataaaacaaCTGCTGGTAGTATATTAATGTGctttctaatttttttgtttcCCTCCACAACGTAGACGTCGTAGAGGCAAGCTTCTCCAGTTAGTTTGTTTTTTATTCTACATTCCAGTTTTGAAGTCACAACTAGAACTGAAGAGGCAAGAAAAAACAGTAACAACTAATCGCGGGGTTGAATAAATTTGCATACACAAATTTGTTCTTTTTACAGTTTGTGGATTGCTTGCGCTACTACAAATTCTGAACGGAGAAATTTTGGGCTCTGTATGAATTGAATGTTTTTCCTacgaattatttttatttgtagaaCAAATCCCAAAAATAACTCTATAAAACACACACTCAAatatactaaaaaataaaaaaataaaataaacttgaAACTACTTTATTGTTCCATAGATCACCAATACCTACCATCGGCCATCATTGTC is part of the Coffea eugenioides isolate CCC68of chromosome 6, Ceug_1.0, whole genome shotgun sequence genome and encodes:
- the LOC113775101 gene encoding splicing factor U2af small subunit B-like; amino-acid sequence: MAEHLASIFGTEKDRVNCPFYFKIGACRHGDRCSRLHTKPSISPTLLLSNMYQRPDMITPGVDPQGQPLDPKKIQHHFEDFYEDLFEELSKYGEIQNLNICDNLADHMVGNVYVQFREEDHAAAALQNLSGRFYAGRPIIVDFSPVTDFREATCRQYEENVCNRGGYCNFMHLKKISRELRRQLFGRSKRRRSRSRSASPQRQFNYGERSRGGRGFPRRGDHLSHERSRRPRSRSPGRRGGRSKSPGGRRNRSPIREGSFERRAMIELWNKEREQEGGFTKSYNSSPGERRNRSPTREGSAERRAMIEQWNREKEQAESAKGSSSFITNNGSGGGGKTEHSSNDEYQQHQEEDGNHGY